In Burkholderia pseudomultivorans, the DNA window TTCGTCTGGTGATACGTCTGCAATGCACGTGCGTTGCCGCTGGAACAGTCGCTCGCCGCGCGGCTTCACCTCTCCATCGCGCGAGGTCGTGTTCCGAAGTGCGGTGGCAAAGCCGATGGCCGCTCGCGCCGGGTCTCCGTTGAATTCCGGTCTCCGTCGAGGCCAGCCTTGTGATGTCGGTATCAGTCGAGCAGTTGCGTAAGTCAAGACCTGATCTCTCAGTCAGCGTCAGATCAGGTCTGAGATTGCTTCGCCGTCACTTCATCAAGGGCCGTGATCGACCCATCGGTGACGTTCGGCTCCGTCCAAAGCGGACGTTGAAATTAGTAGGGTTCACCGTTCTTGTGCTGGAAACCCCACTGGCCGTTTGAACCCATCACAGCAACGAGATCGTCTGTTGCATAGCTTACTGCGTCGCCAGATACCCTGCTGCCGACCTCGATGATCGTGGCATCGGCTGCCGAGTTGTTTTGTAGATGGTGCGCCATACCATTCGCGCAAAACCCGGCGCACATTCCAGGTCGCATGAGGTAGCTTTCGTCACCGACGTAGAGGGTAACCTCGCCGCTGAGGACATACACCCACTCGTCCTGTTTCGAGTGCCGATGGTGTAGAGCAGACACCGCGCCGGGGCTCAATGTCGTCAAGTTCACACCAAACTGACTCAAACCGAACGGATCGCCAAGAGGTTTCTTCTCCCGTCCCGTCATGCGCGAGGCAAACGGCTCAGGGTAGTTTGAAGGTTTCGTACGGGGTACTGCATCGGCGGCGACCATGCAAGCTTGGGGCTGATCCATTTGCGATCCTCACTCCGTCAAAATAGGCAAAAGAGATTGTGGAAATGCATGACGGAGGCGTCAATCTTGATTCGAACAATCAACCTATCTTTCGATTGGTCGTGAACCCCAGTTGCTTTAGGCGCTTTTTTGCTGCGATTGTCAACGATGCTGGCATAAGGCCCCGTGTCCCCTCCTGGCCGAGAGTCGACGGATGCAGTCGGCCCCGGATACCCGACCACACTGCCCCG includes these proteins:
- a CDS encoding cupin domain-containing protein encodes the protein MDQPQACMVAADAVPRTKPSNYPEPFASRMTGREKKPLGDPFGLSQFGVNLTTLSPGAVSALHHRHSKQDEWVYVLSGEVTLYVGDESYLMRPGMCAGFCANGMAHHLQNNSAADATIIEVGSRVSGDAVSYATDDLVAVMGSNGQWGFQHKNGEPY